One window of Acidovorax sp. T1 genomic DNA carries:
- the phnG gene encoding phosphonate C-P lyase system protein PhnG — MFHAFDKPGAPPSPDRAGWMALLSRAPVALLEQGLGNWCEHPVHWLRPPETGLMMVQGRAGGTGERFNLGEVTVTRCALRRAEGGPMGVAYVLGRSHRQARLAALADALLQSPEVLPDGTARLLAPVQQWLETQRAQRHADAQSTRVDFFTVARESDAGNDEDDEE; from the coding sequence ATGTTTCATGCGTTTGACAAACCCGGCGCTCCACCGAGCCCCGATCGCGCTGGCTGGATGGCCTTGCTGTCACGGGCACCCGTGGCACTGCTGGAGCAAGGCTTGGGGAATTGGTGCGAGCACCCGGTGCACTGGCTGCGCCCGCCCGAAACCGGGCTGATGATGGTCCAGGGCCGTGCGGGCGGTACCGGCGAGCGCTTCAACCTGGGCGAGGTGACCGTCACCCGCTGCGCGCTGCGTCGTGCGGAGGGCGGCCCCATGGGTGTGGCCTATGTGCTGGGGCGCTCGCACCGCCAGGCCCGCCTCGCCGCGCTGGCCGATGCCTTGCTGCAAAGCCCTGAGGTGCTGCCCGACGGCACCGCCCGCCTGTTGGCTCCCGTGCAGCAATGGCTGGAGACGCAGCGCGCGCAGCGCCACGCCGATGCCCAAAGCACCCGGGTGGACTTTTTCACCGTGGCGCGCGAAAGCGACGCCGGCAACGATGAGGACGACGAAGAATGA
- the phnF gene encoding phosphonate metabolism transcriptional regulator PhnF, producing the protein MTLLQTTETPPSDTDAGSRPPMWSQIAGHLSAAIARGTYAPGERLPPEHTLAESFGVNRHTVPRALASLCTQGVLRSTQGSGTYVQAFAVDLVLSRRTRHRQNLALAGFRGSLQVLTHDVVGANATLARLLAVPPRRRLLHLWVMGDAQGQPLSVSERFFPLQRFPDLLEVLQKTGSVTEAFAAHGVTDYLRRESHITAELPDPVVAAHLHQPQSQPVLRVDSVNVDPQGVPIEAATAWFPADRISLTVQHGE; encoded by the coding sequence ATGACACTGCTTCAAACCACCGAAACACCCCCCTCCGACACCGACGCAGGCTCGCGTCCGCCCATGTGGAGCCAGATTGCCGGCCACCTGTCGGCCGCCATCGCCCGTGGCACCTATGCCCCCGGCGAGCGCCTGCCGCCCGAGCACACGCTGGCCGAGTCCTTCGGGGTCAACCGCCACACCGTGCCACGCGCCCTGGCCAGCCTGTGCACCCAGGGCGTGTTGCGTTCCACCCAAGGCAGCGGCACCTACGTGCAGGCTTTTGCGGTGGACTTGGTGCTGTCACGCCGCACCCGGCACCGCCAGAACCTGGCGCTGGCCGGGTTCAGGGGCAGCCTGCAGGTGCTGACCCACGACGTGGTGGGGGCCAACGCCACGCTGGCGCGCCTGCTGGCCGTGCCTCCGCGCCGCCGCCTGCTGCACCTGTGGGTGATGGGCGATGCACAAGGCCAACCGCTGAGCGTGAGTGAGCGGTTTTTTCCGCTCCAGCGCTTTCCCGACCTGCTGGAAGTGCTACAGAAAACAGGGTCTGTGACCGAAGCCTTTGCCGCCCACGGTGTGACCGATTACCTGCGGCGCGAAAGCCACATCACCGCCGAACTGCCCGACCCTGTGGTGGCCGCCCACCTGCACCAACCGCAAAGCCAGCCGGTGCTGCGGGTGGACAGCGTCAACGTCGACCCGCAGGGCGTGCCCATCGAGGCCGCCACCGCCTGGTTTCCCGCAGACCGCATTTCCCTCACGGTGCAACATGGCGAATGA
- a CDS encoding DUF1045 domain-containing protein, translated as MANDPHTPSQAPAPRHAVYAVPAPDSPWWQAGSLWLGRCAATGATLNHPWMPGFTPDEMHHLTQEPRRYGWHATLKAPVALADGVTPQQWYDRLTTLANQLPPVTLPPLVVRRLGHFLALVIDGDDQQVQALAAACVTRLHDLAAPLSASELTRRRSAGLDAHQEALLQQWGYPHVLDRFRFHFSLTGPLNGLSDARVDRLMQAATAWFAPLPRLALDRLAWFVEPTPGGPFRWEASCPLRGADA; from the coding sequence ATGGCGAATGATCCCCACACCCCTTCCCAGGCCCCAGCGCCCCGCCACGCGGTGTACGCGGTCCCCGCGCCAGACAGCCCTTGGTGGCAAGCGGGAAGCCTGTGGCTGGGCCGCTGCGCGGCCACCGGGGCGACGCTGAATCACCCGTGGATGCCGGGCTTCACCCCGGACGAAATGCACCACCTCACCCAAGAGCCCCGACGGTACGGTTGGCACGCCACGTTGAAAGCCCCGGTGGCGCTGGCCGATGGTGTCACCCCGCAACAGTGGTACGACCGTTTGACCACCCTGGCCAACCAGCTGCCCCCCGTGACCCTGCCGCCCTTGGTGGTGCGTCGGCTCGGGCACTTCCTGGCGCTGGTCATCGACGGCGACGACCAACAGGTGCAGGCCCTGGCGGCGGCCTGTGTCACCCGCTTGCACGACCTGGCCGCCCCCCTGTCCGCGTCCGAGCTGACCCGCCGCCGCAGCGCTGGCCTGGACGCCCACCAGGAAGCTCTGCTGCAACAGTGGGGCTACCCCCATGTGCTGGACCGCTTTCGGTTCCACTTTTCGCTGACCGGCCCGCTGAACGGGCTGTCCGACGCACGGGTGGACCGCCTGATGCAGGCGGCCACCGCCTGGTTTGCACCGCTGCCGCGGCTCGCGCTGGACAGGCTGGCCTGGTTTGTCGAGCCCACACCGGGTGGCCCTTTCCGCTGGGAGGCCAGCTGCCCCCTGCGCGGGGCGGACGCATGA
- the phnN gene encoding phosphonate metabolism protein/1,5-bisphosphokinase (PRPP-forming) PhnN has translation MNAQVVYVLGPSGAGKDSLQAWLIRHWPGPAALRQARRTITRAADAGGEAHEALSPQAFATARARGEFVLHWEAHGLCYGVRHQEVRGAEAGSVVLVNGSRAHLDDALQQFPRLAVLHVTASPQVLRARLLARQRETPEQVEARLQRNLALPAVRHPLSLTVTNDGTLDDAGQQALTWLQALTSPPCPLDTRVHAVP, from the coding sequence ATGAACGCCCAGGTCGTGTACGTGCTGGGCCCGTCGGGTGCCGGCAAGGACAGCCTGCAAGCCTGGCTGATCAGGCACTGGCCTGGCCCGGCGGCGCTGCGCCAGGCGCGCCGAACCATCACCCGTGCCGCCGACGCAGGTGGCGAGGCCCACGAAGCCCTGTCGCCACAGGCCTTTGCCACGGCCCGTGCCCGCGGGGAGTTTGTGCTGCATTGGGAAGCCCATGGCCTGTGCTACGGCGTGCGCCACCAGGAGGTGCGTGGCGCTGAAGCAGGCAGCGTGGTCCTGGTCAACGGCTCCCGTGCGCACCTGGACGATGCCCTGCAACAGTTCCCCCGTCTGGCCGTGCTGCACGTCACCGCCAGCCCGCAGGTGCTGCGCGCACGGCTGCTGGCCCGCCAGCGCGAAACCCCCGAGCAGGTGGAAGCCCGTCTCCAGCGCAACCTGGCGCTGCCCGCCGTGCGTCACCCACTCAGCCTGACCGTGACCAACGACGGCACGCTGGACGACGCCGGACAGCAGGCCTTGACCTGGTTGCAGGCGCTGACATCCCCGCCATGCCCGCTGGACACCCGGGTGCACGCAGTTCCATAG
- the chrA gene encoding chromate efflux transporter, whose product METPPRAPAPHPALHPAPTDSAWQVFLTFLQLGLTAFGGPVAHLGHFRQALVVQRRWMDDRQYADLVALCQFLPGPASSQVGMALGLWRAGRLGALAAWAGFTLPSALLLIGLAWGLGQWAHALHPTLLQGALHGLKLAAAAVVTQALWGMARTLCPDTPRRLCMAVIAVLAWAWPQPGMQVGLMAAAGVAWALWAPTPAAPHTGTASPPMRWPLSRREGALWLGALAALLLGLPAAMALWPGMALAVADAFVRTGALVFGGGHVVLPLLQAEVVPNGWVSDSVFMAGYGAAQAVPGPLFTFAAYLGAALAPVASNLDPAPAWLSTLAALGWGLLALVAVFTPAWMLLAGSLPFWEQWKSTLLARKAIFGINSAVVGLLAAAWVDPVLSSALHSVGDGVLVIALLGLLQGGPTRGRAGTSVEPSAGPVWRAWPAWAVVGLACVLGSVLGALPGML is encoded by the coding sequence ATGGAGACCCCACCCCGCGCCCCCGCCCCGCATCCGGCCCTGCACCCGGCCCCCACGGACTCCGCATGGCAGGTGTTCCTCACCTTTCTGCAACTGGGTCTGACCGCCTTTGGCGGGCCGGTGGCCCACCTGGGGCATTTCCGCCAGGCGCTGGTGGTCCAGCGCCGCTGGATGGACGACCGCCAGTACGCCGACCTGGTGGCGCTGTGCCAGTTTTTGCCCGGACCGGCCAGCAGCCAGGTGGGCATGGCCCTGGGGCTGTGGCGTGCCGGGCGGCTGGGGGCACTGGCCGCCTGGGCGGGGTTCACCCTGCCGTCGGCATTGCTGCTGATCGGCCTGGCCTGGGGCCTGGGGCAATGGGCTCATGCGCTTCACCCGACGCTGCTGCAAGGGGCATTGCACGGCCTCAAGCTGGCGGCCGCGGCGGTGGTGACGCAGGCGCTGTGGGGCATGGCCCGCACCCTGTGCCCCGACACCCCGCGGCGTCTGTGCATGGCGGTGATCGCGGTGCTCGCCTGGGCCTGGCCTCAACCCGGCATGCAGGTGGGGTTGATGGCCGCAGCCGGTGTGGCCTGGGCGCTGTGGGCGCCAACCCCTGCGGCCCCCCACACGGGCACAGCCAGCCCCCCCATGCGTTGGCCCCTGTCACGGCGGGAGGGGGCCCTGTGGCTGGGTGCACTGGCCGCCCTGTTGCTGGGCCTGCCTGCGGCCATGGCGCTGTGGCCGGGCATGGCGCTGGCGGTGGCCGACGCCTTTGTGCGCACCGGGGCCCTGGTGTTTGGCGGGGGCCATGTGGTGCTGCCCCTGCTGCAGGCCGAGGTGGTGCCCAATGGCTGGGTGAGCGATTCGGTCTTCATGGCGGGCTATGGGGCCGCGCAAGCCGTGCCGGGGCCGCTGTTCACGTTTGCGGCCTACCTGGGTGCCGCCCTGGCCCCGGTGGCCAGCAACCTGGACCCGGCCCCCGCCTGGCTCAGCACCCTGGCGGCCCTGGGCTGGGGTTTGCTGGCCCTGGTGGCCGTCTTCACCCCGGCGTGGATGCTGCTGGCCGGATCACTCCCTTTCTGGGAGCAATGGAAGTCCACCCTTCTTGCGCGGAAGGCCATTTTTGGCATCAATTCAGCGGTAGTGGGTTTGCTGGCGGCGGCGTGGGTGGACCCGGTGCTCTCGAGTGCGCTGCACAGCGTGGGCGATGGGGTGCTGGTGATCGCGCTGCTGGGGCTGCTGCAAGGCGGACCGACCCGCGGCAGGGCTGGCACCTCGGTCGAGCCATCGGCAGGCCCGGTGTGGCGGGCATGGCCCGCCTGGGCGGTGGTGGGGCTGGCCTGCGTGCTGGGCAGTGTGTTGGGTGCGTTGCCCGGAATGCTCTGA
- a CDS encoding IclR family transcriptional regulator has protein sequence MSKRSESVSLPPDAEPGMDDGARTSRGIQSVEVGGQLLKALARSGRRMALKDLARDADMTPAKAHPYMVSFCKLGLMEQDPVSGHYGLGQLAVQLGLISLQQVDPVRLTIAELPALAQTLGVTVSAAVWGGNGPIIVRVEEGPRAVNVSMRHGIPASLRHTGTGKIFAAFMEPALVQAALVAQGEPTAWADATFHAELARVRQTGLSLVNQELLMGISAMAVPVFDGFGRLALAIAAMGPSGLMDVSDGSPQAQALREVGQRLSLRLGAPASCVPGMGG, from the coding sequence ATGTCCAAGCGTTCCGAATCCGTTTCATTGCCGCCCGATGCCGAACCAGGCATGGACGATGGCGCACGCACCTCCCGTGGCATCCAGAGCGTGGAGGTGGGCGGGCAGCTGCTCAAGGCCCTGGCCCGCTCGGGGCGCCGCATGGCGCTCAAAGACCTGGCGCGCGACGCCGACATGACGCCCGCCAAGGCCCACCCCTACATGGTCAGCTTCTGCAAGCTGGGGCTGATGGAGCAGGACCCCGTCTCGGGTCACTACGGTCTGGGCCAGCTGGCCGTGCAGCTGGGCCTGATCAGCCTGCAGCAGGTGGACCCGGTGCGCCTGACCATTGCCGAGTTGCCCGCGCTGGCGCAAACGCTGGGCGTGACGGTCTCTGCTGCGGTGTGGGGTGGCAACGGCCCCATCATCGTGCGGGTGGAAGAGGGGCCGCGGGCGGTCAACGTCAGCATGCGCCACGGCATTCCGGCGTCGCTGCGGCACACCGGCACCGGCAAGATTTTTGCCGCCTTCATGGAGCCTGCCCTGGTGCAGGCCGCACTGGTGGCGCAAGGCGAGCCCACCGCGTGGGCCGATGCCACCTTTCACGCCGAATTGGCGCGGGTGCGTCAAACCGGACTGAGCCTGGTCAACCAGGAATTGCTGATGGGCATTTCAGCCATGGCGGTGCCGGTGTTCGACGGCTTTGGGCGGCTGGCGCTGGCCATCGCGGCCATGGGTCCGTCGGGCTTGATGGACGTGTCGGACGGCAGTCCGCAGGCCCAGGCGCTGCGCGAGGTGGGGCAGCGCTTGAGCCTGCGCCTGGGGGCCCCAGCCTCGTGCGTGCCGGGGATGGGGGGCTGA